The Clostridia bacterium genome includes a window with the following:
- a CDS encoding arsenate reductase ArsC, translating to MPHRVLFLCTANSARSQMAEAWTRALHGDTIEAMSAGTRPTVVHPMAVEVMREVGIDIAHQRSKSVEEFLGERFDAVITLCGDARESCPLFPHATRTIHMGFPDPARVTGSPEEARAAFRRVRDDLRTWIQDLPRLLDAER from the coding sequence ATGCCCCATCGCGTCCTGTTCCTTTGCACGGCGAACTCCGCGCGCAGCCAGATGGCGGAGGCGTGGACCCGTGCGTTGCACGGCGACACGATCGAAGCGATGTCCGCCGGCACGCGGCCGACCGTCGTGCACCCGATGGCCGTCGAGGTCATGCGCGAAGTCGGCATCGACATCGCCCATCAGCGTTCGAAATCGGTGGAAGAGTTTCTGGGCGAGCGGTTCGACGCCGTGATCACGCTCTGCGGCGACGCGCGGGAGTCCTGTCCCCTGTTCCCTCACGCCACGCGCACGATCCACATGGGATTCCCGGACCCCGCCAGGGTGACCGGCTCGCCCGAAGAAGCGCGCGCCGCCTTCCGCAGAGTGCGCGACGACCTCCGCACGTGGATACAGGACCTGCCGAGGCTGCTTGACGCGGAACGCTGA
- a CDS encoding ribonuclease J — protein EMKLMLQLLRPRFFVPVHGEYRMLVQHAELARQVGVPPDHIQIVENGQVCEVTANRIRIAGTFPAGEVFVDGLGVGDVGNIVLRDRRQLSEDGILIVVVGLAKETSQVVAGPDIISRGFVYMRESEQLLEEARNRVVSALMGRNGTPVTEWSTIKSLVRNALAQFLFEKTKRRPMILPIVIEI, from the coding sequence GAGATGAAGCTGATGCTGCAGCTCTTGCGGCCGCGCTTTTTCGTGCCGGTGCACGGCGAGTACCGAATGCTCGTGCAGCACGCGGAGCTGGCGCGCCAGGTGGGCGTTCCGCCCGACCACATCCAGATCGTCGAAAACGGGCAGGTGTGCGAGGTCACGGCGAACCGCATCCGCATCGCGGGCACCTTCCCGGCCGGCGAGGTCTTCGTCGACGGGCTCGGCGTGGGCGACGTCGGAAACATCGTGCTGAGGGACCGGCGCCAGCTGTCCGAGGACGGGATTCTCATCGTCGTCGTGGGCCTTGCGAAGGAGACGAGCCAGGTCGTCGCGGGACCCGACATCATCTCGCGCGGCTTCGTCTACATGCGGGAGTCCGAACAGCTTCTGGAAGAGGCGCGCAACCGCGTGGTCAGCGCCTTGATGGGCCGCAACGGCACCCCCGTGACGGAGTGGTCGACGATCAAGTCGCTCGTGCGCAACGCCCTCGCCCAGTTCCTCTTCGAGAAGACGAAGCGCCGCCCCATGATCCTGCCCATCGTGATCGAGATCTGA